Genomic window (Aquimarina sp. BL5):
TAGATACTCATTAGGAGAAAAATCGTTAGCGATTGGAATTTACTTTTGTAGAATCACTATCGATGGAAAAACCTCTACCAGAAAAATTATAAAGCAATAATTTATAATATTTCAAATTAAATAGAATCCCCACTTGAAACAATAGCTCAAGTGGGGATTCTATTTAATTTGAAATAAATCATGATATCACACTAACAAGTAACTTACTACATAATGACACAAAACATCGCCTAAGAAGACGATGTTTTGATAAAATAATGATAATCCAAAATACTTTACAACTACCTATAAACAAATCATTTACAAAGTATTCCTAAATTTATCATTATATTAAATATTACTGTATAACCTACATGAGTTTATCGATTATAAAAACACTTAGTAGTGTCACATATTTAAACAAAATCATTAATTCGGAACTAGTTCTAAAGTATATGTGATACCGGGTAACCCGCAACAAGACCCACTTGTATATGCCAGTTCTAATGTAATAACACCCGTGACTGGATCTAAATTAGTACCATCTCCTTGATCAAAATCAACCTGACCTGGAAAAGATGTTGATTGTGTAGCAACAGTAATTGTTCCGCAAACATCAGTGAATTGTAGTCCAATGGGAGTAGTAGCCCCAAAAATACCAGCAGTACCATCACTTAAAACATATGTACCAGCAGATGGTTGCGTAATTGTAACTTGTTGTGGACTTATAAAATTACCAGCTATCGGAAGGCTTGATGCTATAACAGTAGAGGTATAATTACCTTCCAACATCGTTGGGCAGGATACTGGATAATTAATAACTGAAGTAAACAGTACAGTGGTCTGAATATTACTTCCTGTATTGCTTGTACCATCCTCGTTTATTATATTTAATACTGTTCCATCTTCCATAGTAAATCGAGTTGTAATTGATAGAACATCTCCAAGTTTTATATCCGAAGTACTAGTTATTTCTGTAAAAGCACTAACAATATCATCCGTACTCAAAGTAAAAACCATCGGCAAAATAACATCACTAGATAAAACTGAGTTGTAAACAGGTCCTTCAAGTGTTCTATAAACAGCGACAACATCCGTTGAAGCTGGATTTCCTTGTGCAACTTCCGCACTAAATTCTAGATTTACCGGTTCATTATTATTAATTTTTACAAGATCAATAAAAGTCTCTCCTGTTGCCGACTTTTGCATATTTGGCACTGCTCCATCATTTAAGGGGATAAAAGCCTTACCTCCATCATCTTCACAGGAACTTATCAAAGCCACTATTGTTAATATAAATGTTATTATTTTTATTTTTTTCATCTGTTAAATTTTAGAGTTTATTAATTCTCAGATAGAATTCACCAATTTATATATTAGCTCATTTCAAAATCTTATTTTATTAATTATCCCAAAATACTTTATACGTTGTTGGATCTTTTTGGTTAGGCGCGTTTTGATTAAGGTTTAGTTCCCTCTGTGGCCAGAACAATGAAACCTGAAAATCATTATTTAAAACTGTTAAATTGTCAACCAAAGGAAAGCCATCAGCATTATCCAACTGATATTCTGGAGAAGGTCCATTAGGATCCACTAAAATAGGGTAACCTGTTCTTCGATAATCATTATATTGATCCATCGGATCTCCAAATGTTGCCACCCATTTTTGCGTCATTATAATTTCTAATCGTTTGTCAATACTGGCAGCAGCGAATTCAGCATCTATAGTATCCATAAATGTGGTTACAGCAGTGGATCCAGATAGTACAGGTACTGTCTGAGATGTACCCGTTCCTACCACCACTTGATCAACTTTAGCAAAGCTTGCTGTCATAGCTTCTCTTAGTTTTGCTCCCGCATCACCTGGTATTAAACCGACCTGTATTAGTTCTGCCTGGATATATAAAAACTCGTCATATGTAAGAATTCTTTTAGGAGCCACACCAGTGCCACTTGTAATTGTTCTGGCAAATCCAGCACCGTCATCATAACGTCCTCCACAAGGAAAAATACCAGGAAAAGTTGCATCATTTTGTACCGCACCGTCTCTATCAGGACCAATACTTCCAAATCGAATACTAAAAAAACCAGTTGATGCATCCCAATAATCCGCATTTGGATCACCAGTAACGGTATCCCCCTGATCTCTAGGAAACTGCCCAGGTAACAATTGGTTTACGAAATAGTAAGGCAGTCTTGGGTCCGGATTCGTTGTATGAATGTTAGGATTTACTCCTAATAATATTTCATAAAACCAAGGACTTGCATATTTTGTTACTTGTGCACCACCATAAGCATCCAAAAAAAGTCGATTACGTTCGTCTGCAGGTGCTTGAGCAGCAGTATGATTAAACTGAAAATCATCGGCATTGGAAGACATGAAATTATTCTCCGTAATTAATGCATCAAAATCTGCTTGATTAAATAAAGAAGAAAGACGTATTTGATTATATAATTTCAGTTTCAATGTATTTGCAAATCTTATCCAAGTTGCATTGGATCCTCCATAAAATAAATCATCTGCACCCGGAGCTAATCCTTGTCCGCTTTGGATATTCACCTTTCCAGAATCAATCAGATCTAATACATTTTGATATATTACTTCTTGATCATCAAAAACTGGACTTACCGTACCTAACTCTAAGCCAGTCGCGTCAGAGAAAGGTACGTCTCCCCATAAATCTACAGCTACGGACATTAAATAAGCTTTCAGTATTTCGGCATAGCCAACATACACTAAATCTCCAGTTTCACTGGCTTGTGCAATTAATGTTTCGATATCTGTAAGTCCCAAATACACATTATTCCAATCGTTATTTACTAAAATGTTATCAGCTTTTGTACCATACTGATCTTGTTCTCCCCGGGACGTAAATTGATGTGTATATACCTGAAGTATATTTGCACTAAAGAATTGAAAATCTGCAACGGATCCAATATTTACTTCAATACCTGTTAACAATTGGTTGATGGATGCCACTGTAGGGTTATCGGTATCTGTATCCACATCCAAATAATCACTGCAACTCAGAACCATAAATGAGCATGAGATAGCAACAAAAAATTTCCATTTATATAATATATTTTTCATACTGTTTTTTTTAAAAGGATAAATTAAGTCTAAAACCATATCGTTTAGATGTAGGCGCTGAGGAATTCTCGATTCCTTGAATTCTAGAAGAACCAAAACTTGTAACTTCCGGGTCAAAATTGGTATACTTAGGAACATTGGGAGCAAAATACCACAAGTTATTACCTAGAACACTTAAGCTTATTTTTCCGAATGGTGTTGATTTTAAAAACTCTTTAGGCAGATCATAGGTTAAACTCAATTCTCGTAATCGATAGACAGTTCCATCGTATACAGAACCTTCTGCTACTGTATTGATTCCAAATGTATTTCCTCCTGCTGGTGAGAAATATAATTCATTAGTATCTATCTGCGTCGTATTAGGTATTTTATTACCGTTAGCATCTAGAATAGGATTTCCTTGATTGTCACCATAAAAACCAGGTATGATAAATGTACGTTCTCTATCTTCTGTATCTCTTGTAACTCCTCTACCTAATAATGAGTTAATACTAATTGATTGTATATCTCCGCCCTCTTTCCAATCAACCTGAGCTCGAAGGGATAAACCTTTATAAGAAATAGTATTTATAAAGCCCATTCTAAAATCTGGATTAGGGTCTCCTACGATTCCATTTTCTAAATCTTGTACAATTCCACCTCCGGATTGATTGATTAGAAAATTACCTTCATCATCCCTGGCGAATCTAGATCCATAAAACACACCAAACGGTTGTCCAACTATAGCATGAGCGACTTGATTAGGGTCTAACTGAATTCTTTCTAGTCCATCTACTAATTCTGTAACCTCATTCTCGTTCTTAGTAAATGTTGTAAAAAGTTCCCATCTAAAATTTTCGGTTCTTATAGGAACTAATGTTAAACCAATTTCTACACCAGTATTCTGCATCTCTCCTATATTAGTATTAAAAGTGGTAAATCCACTAGAAGAAGGAACACTTACCGGAGAAATTAAATCAGTAGTAGTTTTTTTATACCAACTGAAATCAATAATTGCTCTTTGGTTGAAAAATTCTAGATCCGCACCAATTTCTATTTCATCTGTAAACTCTGGAGTAATCTCCTGATCTCCTAAAAACAAGTTGTTATTAATTACTGGGATACCATTAAAAGCATTTCCTGAAGCGAATGTTCTATTTAAAAATTCTGCAGGAGCGTCATTACCTACGGAAGCATACCCTGCTCTTAGCTTACCAAATGTTAACACCTTACTATCCAAATTAAAAGCATCGGTGAATATTAAAGATACACTTGCCGATGGATAAAAATAGGATTGATTATTTTTAGGTAAAGTAGAACTCCAATCATTTCGACCAGTCGCATTTAGAAATAAATAATTCTTATAGGATAAACTTACATCTCCAAATACACCTATATTACGGGACCTAGTATCATTATCTAATATGAAACCGCCAATATTTTTAGTAACATTAATGGTATTCGCAATAGTAAATATTCCTGGAGATTTAAAATTAGTTCCCTGAAATGCAACACGGCTTGTAGTATTTTGTAATACATTATTACCTAGAATAGCGGTTAGATTTATATCATCAGTTAAATCA
Coding sequences:
- a CDS encoding SusD/RagB family nutrient-binding outer membrane lipoprotein — encoded protein: MKNILYKWKFFVAISCSFMVLSCSDYLDVDTDTDNPTVASINQLLTGIEVNIGSVADFQFFSANILQVYTHQFTSRGEQDQYGTKADNILVNNDWNNVYLGLTDIETLIAQASETGDLVYVGYAEILKAYLMSVAVDLWGDVPFSDATGLELGTVSPVFDDQEVIYQNVLDLIDSGKVNIQSGQGLAPGADDLFYGGSNATWIRFANTLKLKLYNQIRLSSLFNQADFDALITENNFMSSNADDFQFNHTAAQAPADERNRLFLDAYGGAQVTKYASPWFYEILLGVNPNIHTTNPDPRLPYYFVNQLLPGQFPRDQGDTVTGDPNADYWDASTGFFSIRFGSIGPDRDGAVQNDATFPGIFPCGGRYDDGAGFARTITSGTGVAPKRILTYDEFLYIQAELIQVGLIPGDAGAKLREAMTASFAKVDQVVVGTGTSQTVPVLSGSTAVTTFMDTIDAEFAAASIDKRLEIIMTQKWVATFGDPMDQYNDYRRTGYPILVDPNGPSPEYQLDNADGFPLVDNLTVLNNDFQVSLFWPQRELNLNQNAPNQKDPTTYKVFWDN